A region of Pseudomonas putida DNA encodes the following proteins:
- the astD gene encoding succinylglutamate-semialdehyde dehydrogenase has translation MTTHYIAGNWQAGQGEPLQSLNPVTQAVVWEGQGADASQVDAAVQAARQTFPAWAQLSLDARIDVLEKFAEQLKKHADALAHCIGEETGKPLWESATEVTSMINKVAISVQSYRERTGEKSGPLADATAVLRHKPHGVVAVFGPYNFPGHLPNGHIVPALLAGNCVVFKPSELTPKVAELTVNCWIAAGLPAGVLNLVQGARETGVALAANPGIDGLFFTGSSRTGNLLHQQFAGRPDKILALEMGGNNPLLVDEVKDLDAAVYTIIQSAFISAGQRCTCARRLLVPQGAWGDTLIARLVEVCKSITVGAFDQQPAPFMGSVISLQAAQALIAAQADLVGKGAVKLLEMTQPQADAALLTPGILDVSAVAGRPDEEFFGPLLQVIRYADFDAAIDEANNTQYGLAAGLLSDSRARYQYFWLRSRAGIVNWNKQLTGAASSAPFGGVGNSGNHRASAYYAADYCAYPVASLETASLALPATLTPGVTL, from the coding sequence ATGACCACGCATTACATCGCCGGCAACTGGCAGGCTGGCCAGGGAGAACCCCTGCAATCGCTCAACCCGGTGACCCAGGCCGTTGTCTGGGAAGGGCAGGGCGCCGACGCCAGCCAGGTTGATGCCGCCGTGCAGGCCGCTCGCCAGACCTTTCCGGCCTGGGCACAGTTGAGCCTGGACGCGCGCATCGACGTGCTGGAAAAGTTCGCCGAACAGTTGAAAAAGCATGCCGACGCGCTGGCGCATTGCATCGGCGAAGAAACCGGCAAGCCGCTGTGGGAATCGGCGACCGAAGTCACCAGCATGATCAACAAGGTGGCGATTTCGGTACAAAGCTACCGTGAGCGAACCGGTGAGAAAAGCGGCCCGCTGGCCGATGCCACCGCAGTGCTGCGGCACAAGCCCCATGGTGTGGTGGCGGTGTTCGGGCCCTACAACTTCCCAGGCCACTTGCCCAATGGCCATATCGTGCCGGCGCTGTTGGCGGGCAACTGCGTGGTCTTCAAGCCCAGCGAGCTGACGCCCAAGGTTGCCGAGTTGACCGTCAATTGCTGGATCGCCGCTGGCCTGCCTGCAGGCGTGCTCAACCTGGTCCAGGGCGCTCGCGAAACCGGCGTGGCGCTGGCGGCCAACCCAGGTATCGACGGGCTGTTCTTCACAGGCTCCAGCCGCACCGGCAACCTGTTGCACCAACAGTTCGCCGGGCGCCCGGACAAGATCCTCGCGTTAGAGATGGGCGGTAACAACCCGCTGCTGGTGGACGAGGTCAAGGACCTGGACGCTGCGGTCTACACCATCATTCAGTCGGCATTCATTTCCGCCGGCCAGCGCTGCACCTGCGCCCGTCGTCTGCTGGTGCCGCAAGGGGCCTGGGGCGATACGCTGATCGCGCGGCTGGTCGAGGTGTGCAAAAGCATCACCGTGGGCGCCTTCGACCAGCAGCCAGCGCCGTTCATGGGCTCGGTGATTTCGCTGCAGGCGGCGCAGGCGCTGATCGCAGCCCAGGCCGACCTGGTGGGCAAGGGCGCGGTGAAATTGCTCGAAATGACCCAGCCGCAGGCCGACGCCGCGCTGCTCACGCCTGGCATCCTCGATGTCAGCGCCGTTGCCGGGCGCCCGGATGAAGAGTTCTTCGGCCCGTTGCTGCAGGTGATTCGCTACGCCGACTTCGATGCCGCCATCGATGAGGCCAACAACACCCAATACGGCCTGGCCGCCGGGTTGCTGTCCGACTCCCGCGCCCGCTACCAGTACTTCTGGCTGCGCAGCCGTGCGGGCATCGTCAACTGGAACAAGCAACTGACCGGCGCCGCCAGCAGCGCGCCGTTCGGGGGGGTTGGCAACAGCGGCAACCACCGCGCCAGTGCCTATTACGCAGCCGATTACTGCGCTTACCCCGTGGCTTCGCTGGAGACCGCCAGCCTCGCCTTGCCGGCAACCCTGACGCCGGGCGTCACCCTATAA
- the astB gene encoding N-succinylarginine dihydrolase — MKSYEVNFDGLVGPTHNYGGLSYGNVASQSNSQQSSNPREAARQGLAKMKALADMGFKQGVLAPQERPDVAALRRLGFSGSDAEVIQRAAKEAMPLLVASCSASSMWVANAATVSPSADTADGRVHFTAANLNCKYHRSIEHPTTSRVLGAMFADARHFAHHEALPAVAQFGDEGAANHTRFCRNYGEAGVEFFVYGRSAFDSRYPAPQKYPARQTLEASQAVARLHGLSDEGVVYAQQNPAVIDQGVFHNDVISVGNGEVLFYHEDAFLDTDAVLAQLRAKLANKGGNFQAICVPRAAVAVEDAVRSYLFNSQLLSRDDGSMLLVVPEECRSNERVWAYLGQLTQQGGPVREVKVFDLKQSMQNGGGPACLRLRVALKESELAAVNPGVIMTAPLYDTLLQWVDKHYRDRLGEAELADPHLLVECRTALDELTQILKLGSVYPFQRQP, encoded by the coding sequence ATGAAATCCTACGAAGTGAATTTTGATGGCCTGGTGGGGCCTACCCACAACTATGGCGGCTTGTCCTACGGCAATGTGGCTTCGCAGAGCAACAGCCAGCAGTCGTCCAACCCGCGTGAAGCCGCGCGCCAGGGCCTGGCAAAGATGAAGGCCTTGGCCGACATGGGCTTCAAGCAAGGCGTGCTGGCCCCGCAAGAGCGCCCGGACGTGGCCGCGCTGCGTCGCCTGGGTTTTTCTGGTAGCGATGCCGAGGTGATCCAGCGCGCAGCCAAGGAGGCCATGCCGTTGCTGGTTGCCAGTTGCTCGGCGTCGAGCATGTGGGTGGCCAACGCGGCCACGGTCAGCCCCAGTGCAGACACTGCCGATGGTCGTGTGCATTTCACTGCCGCCAACCTCAACTGCAAGTACCACCGCAGCATCGAGCACCCGACCACCAGCCGCGTGCTGGGGGCGATGTTCGCCGATGCCCGGCATTTTGCGCACCACGAAGCGTTGCCGGCAGTGGCGCAGTTCGGCGATGAGGGCGCGGCCAACCACACGCGCTTCTGCCGTAACTACGGCGAGGCGGGCGTCGAATTCTTCGTCTACGGTCGCAGTGCCTTCGACAGCCGTTACCCAGCGCCGCAAAAGTACCCGGCTCGGCAAACCCTGGAGGCATCCCAGGCCGTGGCACGGCTGCATGGCCTGAGCGACGAGGGCGTGGTCTACGCTCAACAGAACCCGGCGGTGATCGACCAGGGCGTGTTCCACAATGACGTGATTTCAGTGGGCAACGGCGAGGTGCTGTTCTACCACGAAGACGCCTTCCTCGACACCGATGCGGTGCTTGCTCAGCTGCGAGCTAAACTGGCCAACAAGGGTGGCAACTTCCAGGCCATTTGTGTGCCGCGTGCGGCGGTGGCGGTGGAGGACGCAGTGCGTTCCTACCTGTTCAACAGCCAGCTGCTTAGCCGCGACGACGGCTCCATGCTGCTGGTGGTGCCGGAAGAGTGCCGCAGCAACGAACGGGTCTGGGCTTACCTTGGCCAGTTGACCCAGCAGGGCGGCCCGGTCAGGGAGGTCAAGGTATTCGACCTCAAGCAAAGCATGCAGAACGGCGGAGGCCCCGCTTGCCTGCGCCTGCGCGTGGCTTTGAAGGAATCGGAACTGGCGGCGGTCAATCCAGGCGTTATCATGACCGCGCCGCTGTACGACACACTGCTGCAGTGGGTCGACAAGCATTACCGCGATCGCCTTGGCGAAGCGGAACTTGCCGATCCGCACTTGCTGGTCGAATGCCGTACGGCACTGGATGAGTTGACCCAGATTCTGAAATTGGGTTCGGTCTATCCGTTCCAACGCCAACCTTGA
- a CDS encoding topoisomerase II — protein sequence MTDALRLILEDEDGTQLETSCTRFAVVWQGKEVWIQQDGRGQLLIGVDVEEDDTEYANLLLRPMATNLVSLQLEMEPAEVAEGDDHVHGPDCGHHH from the coding sequence ATGACCGATGCCCTGCGCCTGATCCTCGAAGACGAAGACGGCACCCAGCTGGAAACCTCCTGCACCCGCTTTGCCGTGGTCTGGCAAGGCAAGGAAGTGTGGATTCAGCAGGACGGCCGTGGCCAGTTGCTGATTGGCGTGGACGTCGAGGAGGACGATACCGAGTACGCCAACCTGCTGCTGCGCCCGATGGCTACCAACCTGGTCAGCCTGCAGCTGGAGATGGAACCGGCTGAAGTCGCTGAAGGCGACGATCACGTCCATGGCCCTGATTGCGGCCACCACCACTAA
- the astE gene encoding succinylglutamate desuccinylase: MLALGKLLELTLTDHEPAEKTQVTPKGVRLRWLGEGALEVRPAESEDCGLDLLLSAGIHGNETAPIELLERLLHGVANGKIKPRARVLFLFGNPVAIRKGERFIEQDINRLFNGRHELSSGFEALRAAELEQFARVFFSKAGRNRLHYDLHTAIRGSKIEQFALYPYKEGRKHSRRELARLAAAGMEAVLLQSKSSITFSAFTYEQLDAEAFTLELGKARPFGQNEQVNLDKLEERLIQIIEGTEPETQDSLDGLKLFSVAREIIKHSDSFHLHLPADIENFSELSKGYLLAEDLAEMRWVVEEEGARIIFPNPKVKNGLRAGILVVPDSGQRLG, translated from the coding sequence ATGCTCGCCCTCGGAAAACTGCTTGAGCTGACCTTGACCGATCACGAACCGGCCGAGAAGACCCAAGTTACACCCAAGGGCGTGCGTTTGCGCTGGCTGGGGGAGGGCGCACTTGAAGTGCGCCCGGCCGAGAGTGAAGATTGCGGGCTTGATCTGCTGTTGTCGGCCGGCATTCATGGCAACGAAACGGCGCCGATCGAGTTGCTCGAGCGTCTGCTGCACGGTGTGGCCAACGGCAAGATCAAACCGCGTGCGCGAGTGCTGTTCCTGTTCGGCAACCCCGTGGCCATCCGCAAGGGCGAGCGCTTCATCGAGCAGGACATCAACCGTCTGTTCAATGGTCGTCACGAGCTTTCCAGTGGTTTCGAGGCGTTGCGTGCGGCCGAGCTTGAGCAGTTTGCCCGGGTGTTCTTCAGCAAAGCGGGCCGTAATCGCCTGCATTACGACCTGCATACCGCCATCCGTGGCTCCAAGATCGAGCAGTTCGCCCTGTACCCCTACAAAGAGGGGCGCAAGCATTCCCGTCGGGAGCTGGCACGCCTGGCGGCGGCGGGCATGGAGGCGGTGCTGCTGCAGAGCAAGTCGTCCATTACCTTCAGCGCCTTCACCTATGAGCAGCTCGACGCCGAGGCGTTCACCCTGGAGCTTGGCAAGGCGCGACCGTTCGGGCAAAACGAGCAGGTCAACCTCGACAAGCTGGAAGAGCGGCTGATCCAGATCATCGAAGGCACCGAGCCCGAAACGCAAGACTCGCTCGATGGTTTGAAGCTGTTCAGCGTTGCCCGCGAGATCATCAAGCACAGTGACAGCTTCCACCTGCACTTGCCGGCGGATATCGAAAACTTCTCCGAGCTGAGCAAGGGTTACCTGCTGGCTGAAGACCTGGCCGAAATGCGCTGGGTGGTCGAGGAGGAGGGCGCGCGTATC